Proteins from one Anastrepha obliqua isolate idAnaObli1 chromosome 2, idAnaObli1_1.0, whole genome shotgun sequence genomic window:
- the LOC129237935 gene encoding uncharacterized protein LOC129237935: MGAGNSTPQTAHIINPVRSIHITPSVLSRLESSTKEISEAAIPSPTKDEQIHCARCCTCGFFKGKDKEAGLLAMRLNELQERQYVNTLEKLEAQLGKPVRFADVNGENLKQLKHKLTKCYGDNPREPLRCAETAKEYQNFVFKQQFNAILSAKNIKNITAPKAM; this comes from the coding sequence ATGGGCGCCGGAAATTCCACACCACAAACGGCGCACATCATCAATCCGGTGCGCTCCATTCATATAACGCCAAGCGTTCTGAGTCGGCTGGAGAGCAGCACAAAAGAGATATCCGAAGCGGCAATACCGTCACCAACTAAAGATGAGCAAATTCATTGTGCGCGCTGCTGCACTTGTGGCTTCTTCAAGGGCAAAGACAAAGAGGCCGGCTTGTTGGCAATGcgattgaatgaactgcaagagAGGCAGTATGTGAACACTTTGGAGAAATTAGAAGCGCAGTTGGGCAAGCCGGTACGTTTTGCTGATGTCAACGGTGAAAATCTAAAGCAATTGAAGCACAAACTCACGAAATGTTACGGCGATAATCCACGTGAGCCGCTACGCTGTGCGGAGACAGCAAAGGAGTATCAGAACTTTGTGTTCAAACAACAATTCAATGCGATTCTGAGTGCGaagaatatcaaaaatataacaGCACCGAAAGCGATGTGA